Proteins from one Physeter macrocephalus isolate SW-GA chromosome 16, ASM283717v5, whole genome shotgun sequence genomic window:
- the TRIM68 gene encoding E3 ubiquitin-protein ligase TRIM68 isoform X3: MDPAALVEAVVEEVACPICMTFLKEPVSIDCGHSFCHSCLSGLWEVPGESQNWGYSCPLCRAPVQPRNLRPNWQLANVVEKVRRLGLHPGMGLKGDVCETHGEQLKMFCKEDGLIVCEACGRTPEHEAHSVVPMEDVAWDYKWKLHEALEHLRKEQEEAWKLEVGERKRTANWKIQVETRKQSIIWEFEKYRRLLKKKQPPGRRLEVEAAAALASLEQEEGETTQKLGVSHNALIQQSRVLWRMIAELEERSQRPVRWMLQGIQEVLNRSKSWSLQRPEPVSLELKTDCRVLGLREILKTYAADVRLDPDTAYSRLIVSEDRKCVRYGDTKQKLPDNPERFYRYNIVLGSQCISSGRHYWEVEVGDRSEWGLGVCKENVDRKEVVYLSPHYGFWVIRLRKGNEYRAGTDEYPLLSLPVPPRRVGVFLDYEAHDISFYNVTDSGSHIFTFPHYPFPGRLLPYFSPCYSIGANNTAPLAICSLDGED, encoded by the exons ATGGATCCTGCAGCATTGGTGGAAGCCGTTGTGGAAGAAGTGGCCTGTCCCATCTGCATGACCTTCCTGAAAGAGCCCGTGAGCATCGACTGTGGCCACAGCTTCTGCCACAGCTGTCTCTCTGGACTCTGGGAGGTCCCAGGAGAATCCCAGAACTGGGGTTACTCGTGTCCCCTCTGCCGGGCTCCCGTCCAGCCAAGGAACCTGCGGCCTAATTGGCAGCTGGCCAATGTTGTAGAAAAAGTCCGACGGCTAGGGCTGCATCCAGGAATGGGGCTGAAGGGCGACGTGTGCGAGACCCACGGGGAGCAGCTAAAGATGTTCTGCAAAGAGGATGGCCTGATCGTGTGCGAGGCCTGTGGCCGGACCCCCGAGCACGAGGCCCACAGTGTCGTGCCCATGGAGGATGTCGCCTGGGATTATAAG TGGAAACTCCATGAGGCTTTGGAACATCTGAGGAAAGAGCAAGAAGAGGCCTGGAAGCTGGAAGTTGGTGAGAGGAAACGAACTGCCAACTGGAAG ATACAGGTGGAAACCCGAAAGCAGAGCATCATATGGGAGTTTGAGAAATACCGGCGattactaaagaaaaaacagCCACCAGGTCGGCGGCTGGAAGTAGAGGCCGCCGCCGCTCTGGCCAGcctggagcaggaggaaggggagaccACGCAGAAACTGGGGGTGAGTCACAATGCACTCATCCAGCAGAGCCGGGTCCTGTGGAGGATGATCGCAGAGCTGGAAGAAAGGTCTCAGAGGCCTGTCCGCTGGATGCTGCAG gGTATTCAGGAAGTCTTAAACAG GAGCAAGTCTTGGAGCCTGCAGAGACCAGAACCAGTCTCACTGGAGCTGAAGACAGACTGCCGTgtgctggggctcagagagatcCTGAAGACGTATGCAG CGGATGTGCGGCTGGATCCAGACACTGCTTATTCTCGCCTCATCGTGTCTGAGGACAGAAAATGCGTGCGCTATGGAGACACCAAGCAGAAGCTGCCCGACAATCCTGAGAGATTTTACCGCTACAATATCGTCCTGGGCAGTCAGTGCATCTCCTCGGGTCGGCACTactgggaggtggaggtgggagacaGGTCTGAATGGGGCCTGGGAGTGTGTAAGGAAAATGTAGACCGGAAGGAGGTGGTCTATTTATCCCCCCACTACGGATTCTGGGTGATAAGGCTGAGGAAGGGCAATGAGTACCGGGCAGGCACCGACGAATACCCACTCCTGTCCTTGCCCGTCCCTCCCCGCCGGGTGGGAGTCTTCCTGGATTACGAGGCCCATGATATCTCCTTCTACAATGTGACTGACAGCGGCTCCCACATTTTCACTTTCCCCCACTATCCCTTCCCTGGGCGCCTCCTGCCCTATTTCAGTCCTTGCTACAGCATCGGAGCCAACAACACCGCTCCCCTGGCCATCTGCTCCCTGGACGGGGAGGACTAA
- the OR51D1 gene encoding LOW QUALITY PROTEIN: olfactory receptor 51D1 (The sequence of the model RefSeq protein was modified relative to this genomic sequence to represent the inferred CDS: deleted 1 base in 1 codon; substituted 3 bases at 3 genomic stop codons): MQKPXFLVPAMATPNGTLVYPACFLLVGLPGLGPNVHFWLVFPLCCMXALATLGNLAIILIIRVERCLHEPMYLFLAMLSSIDLVLSSVTMPKMASLFLTVVREVEFNVCVAQLFLIHALSAMESAVLLAMAFDHVVTICHPLRHASVLTGPTVTTVTKIXLAALTRGFVFFFSLPFILKQVSYCQTHTVTHSFCLPQDIMKLSCTDTMVSVVYRLCSILAVMDVDSLFPGFSCILILRAVLELSSRGAALKAFNTCISHLCAVLVFYVPLIRLSVVHRLGGPTSLLSVITANSIYLLLPPMVNPIVYGAKTKEIHSRVLHIFLQDGR; the protein is encoded by the exons ATGCAGAAACCTTGATTCTTGGTTCCTGCCATGGCCACACCAAATGGAACTCTGGTCTACCCAGCATGCTTCCTGCTGGTGGGCCTCCCTGGCCTGGGACCTAATGTCCACTTTTGGCTGGTTTTCCCACTGTGTTGTATGTAGGCCTTGGCCACCCTGGGCAACCTGGCCATTATCCTCATCATTCGTGTGGAAAGGTGCCTGCATGAGCCCATGTACCTCTTCCTGGCCATGCTTTCTAGCATTGACCTAGTCCTCTCCTCCGTTACTATGCCCAAGATGGCCAGCCTCTTCCTGACAGTCGTCCGGGAGGTCGAGTTCAATGTCTGTGTGGCCCAGCTGTTCCTTATCCATGCTCTGTCAGCCATGGAGTCAGCTGTCCTGCTGGCCATGGCGTTCGACCACGTTGTGACCATCTGCCACCCACTGCGGCATGCTTCTGTGCTCACAGGGCCTACGGTCACCACGGTCACCAAGATCTGACTAGCTGCCCTGACCAGAGGATTTGTATTCTTCTTCTCCCTGCCCTTCATCCTGAAGCAGGTGTCGTACTGCCAGACACACACTGTCACACATTCCTTCTGTCTGCCCCAAGATATTATGAAGCTGTCCTGTACTGACACCATGGTCAGTGTGGTGTACAGGCTCTGCAGCATCCTCGCGGTCATGGATGTCGACTCTCTCTTCCCTGGCTTCTCCTGTATCCTCATTCTGAGGGCTGTGTTGGAGCTGTCCTCTCGGGGGGCAGCACTCAAGGCTTTTAACACCTGCATCTCCCATCTCTGTGCTGTGCTGGTCTTCTATGTGCCCCTCATCAGGCTCTCGGTGGTACACAGGCTGGGTGGCCCCACTTCCCTTCTCAGTGTGATTACGgctaat tctatctatctactacTACCACCCATGGTTAACCCTATAGTCTATGGAGCCAAAACCAAGGAGATTCATTCACGGGTCCTCCATATATTCTTACAGGATGGCAGGTGA
- the TRIM68 gene encoding E3 ubiquitin-protein ligase TRIM68 isoform X1 yields MLRTLGRGNQAGVSTFGFRLGALLPAEKGAFSGSAWFYSCSEECVTGAMDPAALVEAVVEEVACPICMTFLKEPVSIDCGHSFCHSCLSGLWEVPGESQNWGYSCPLCRAPVQPRNLRPNWQLANVVEKVRRLGLHPGMGLKGDVCETHGEQLKMFCKEDGLIVCEACGRTPEHEAHSVVPMEDVAWDYKWKLHEALEHLRKEQEEAWKLEVGERKRTANWKIQVETRKQSIIWEFEKYRRLLKKKQPPGRRLEVEAAAALASLEQEEGETTQKLGVSHNALIQQSRVLWRMIAELEERSQRPVRWMLQGIQEVLNRSKSWSLQRPEPVSLELKTDCRVLGLREILKTYAADVRLDPDTAYSRLIVSEDRKCVRYGDTKQKLPDNPERFYRYNIVLGSQCISSGRHYWEVEVGDRSEWGLGVCKENVDRKEVVYLSPHYGFWVIRLRKGNEYRAGTDEYPLLSLPVPPRRVGVFLDYEAHDISFYNVTDSGSHIFTFPHYPFPGRLLPYFSPCYSIGANNTAPLAICSLDGED; encoded by the exons ATGCTGCGGACACTCGGCCGTGGAAACCAAGCGGGCGTCTCCACTTTCGGTTTCCGCCTCGGGGCGCTACTCCCGGCTGAGAAGGGAG cCTTCAGTGGCTCTGCCTGGTTTTATTCATGTTCTGAGGAGTGTGTGACAGGAGCCATGGATCCTGCAGCATTGGTGGAAGCCGTTGTGGAAGAAGTGGCCTGTCCCATCTGCATGACCTTCCTGAAAGAGCCCGTGAGCATCGACTGTGGCCACAGCTTCTGCCACAGCTGTCTCTCTGGACTCTGGGAGGTCCCAGGAGAATCCCAGAACTGGGGTTACTCGTGTCCCCTCTGCCGGGCTCCCGTCCAGCCAAGGAACCTGCGGCCTAATTGGCAGCTGGCCAATGTTGTAGAAAAAGTCCGACGGCTAGGGCTGCATCCAGGAATGGGGCTGAAGGGCGACGTGTGCGAGACCCACGGGGAGCAGCTAAAGATGTTCTGCAAAGAGGATGGCCTGATCGTGTGCGAGGCCTGTGGCCGGACCCCCGAGCACGAGGCCCACAGTGTCGTGCCCATGGAGGATGTCGCCTGGGATTATAAG TGGAAACTCCATGAGGCTTTGGAACATCTGAGGAAAGAGCAAGAAGAGGCCTGGAAGCTGGAAGTTGGTGAGAGGAAACGAACTGCCAACTGGAAG ATACAGGTGGAAACCCGAAAGCAGAGCATCATATGGGAGTTTGAGAAATACCGGCGattactaaagaaaaaacagCCACCAGGTCGGCGGCTGGAAGTAGAGGCCGCCGCCGCTCTGGCCAGcctggagcaggaggaaggggagaccACGCAGAAACTGGGGGTGAGTCACAATGCACTCATCCAGCAGAGCCGGGTCCTGTGGAGGATGATCGCAGAGCTGGAAGAAAGGTCTCAGAGGCCTGTCCGCTGGATGCTGCAG gGTATTCAGGAAGTCTTAAACAG GAGCAAGTCTTGGAGCCTGCAGAGACCAGAACCAGTCTCACTGGAGCTGAAGACAGACTGCCGTgtgctggggctcagagagatcCTGAAGACGTATGCAG CGGATGTGCGGCTGGATCCAGACACTGCTTATTCTCGCCTCATCGTGTCTGAGGACAGAAAATGCGTGCGCTATGGAGACACCAAGCAGAAGCTGCCCGACAATCCTGAGAGATTTTACCGCTACAATATCGTCCTGGGCAGTCAGTGCATCTCCTCGGGTCGGCACTactgggaggtggaggtgggagacaGGTCTGAATGGGGCCTGGGAGTGTGTAAGGAAAATGTAGACCGGAAGGAGGTGGTCTATTTATCCCCCCACTACGGATTCTGGGTGATAAGGCTGAGGAAGGGCAATGAGTACCGGGCAGGCACCGACGAATACCCACTCCTGTCCTTGCCCGTCCCTCCCCGCCGGGTGGGAGTCTTCCTGGATTACGAGGCCCATGATATCTCCTTCTACAATGTGACTGACAGCGGCTCCCACATTTTCACTTTCCCCCACTATCCCTTCCCTGGGCGCCTCCTGCCCTATTTCAGTCCTTGCTACAGCATCGGAGCCAACAACACCGCTCCCCTGGCCATCTGCTCCCTGGACGGGGAGGACTAA
- the TRIM68 gene encoding E3 ubiquitin-protein ligase TRIM68 isoform X2, which translates to MLRTLGRGNQAGVSTFGFRLGALLPAEKGAFSGSAWFYSCSEECVTGAMDPAALVEAVVEEVACPICMTFLKEPVSIDCGHSFCHSCLSGLWEVPGESQNWGYSCPLCRAPVQPRNLRPNWQLANVVEKVRRLGLHPGMGLKGDVCETHGEQLKMFCKEDGLIVCEACGRTPEHEAHSVVPMEDVAWDYKWKLHEALEHLRKEQEEAWKLEVGERKRTANWKIQVETRKQSIIWEFEKYRRLLKKKQPPGRRLEVEAAAALASLEQEEGETTQKLGGIQEVLNRSKSWSLQRPEPVSLELKTDCRVLGLREILKTYAADVRLDPDTAYSRLIVSEDRKCVRYGDTKQKLPDNPERFYRYNIVLGSQCISSGRHYWEVEVGDRSEWGLGVCKENVDRKEVVYLSPHYGFWVIRLRKGNEYRAGTDEYPLLSLPVPPRRVGVFLDYEAHDISFYNVTDSGSHIFTFPHYPFPGRLLPYFSPCYSIGANNTAPLAICSLDGED; encoded by the exons ATGCTGCGGACACTCGGCCGTGGAAACCAAGCGGGCGTCTCCACTTTCGGTTTCCGCCTCGGGGCGCTACTCCCGGCTGAGAAGGGAG cCTTCAGTGGCTCTGCCTGGTTTTATTCATGTTCTGAGGAGTGTGTGACAGGAGCCATGGATCCTGCAGCATTGGTGGAAGCCGTTGTGGAAGAAGTGGCCTGTCCCATCTGCATGACCTTCCTGAAAGAGCCCGTGAGCATCGACTGTGGCCACAGCTTCTGCCACAGCTGTCTCTCTGGACTCTGGGAGGTCCCAGGAGAATCCCAGAACTGGGGTTACTCGTGTCCCCTCTGCCGGGCTCCCGTCCAGCCAAGGAACCTGCGGCCTAATTGGCAGCTGGCCAATGTTGTAGAAAAAGTCCGACGGCTAGGGCTGCATCCAGGAATGGGGCTGAAGGGCGACGTGTGCGAGACCCACGGGGAGCAGCTAAAGATGTTCTGCAAAGAGGATGGCCTGATCGTGTGCGAGGCCTGTGGCCGGACCCCCGAGCACGAGGCCCACAGTGTCGTGCCCATGGAGGATGTCGCCTGGGATTATAAG TGGAAACTCCATGAGGCTTTGGAACATCTGAGGAAAGAGCAAGAAGAGGCCTGGAAGCTGGAAGTTGGTGAGAGGAAACGAACTGCCAACTGGAAG ATACAGGTGGAAACCCGAAAGCAGAGCATCATATGGGAGTTTGAGAAATACCGGCGattactaaagaaaaaacagCCACCAGGTCGGCGGCTGGAAGTAGAGGCCGCCGCCGCTCTGGCCAGcctggagcaggaggaaggggagaccACGCAGAAACTGGGG gGTATTCAGGAAGTCTTAAACAG GAGCAAGTCTTGGAGCCTGCAGAGACCAGAACCAGTCTCACTGGAGCTGAAGACAGACTGCCGTgtgctggggctcagagagatcCTGAAGACGTATGCAG CGGATGTGCGGCTGGATCCAGACACTGCTTATTCTCGCCTCATCGTGTCTGAGGACAGAAAATGCGTGCGCTATGGAGACACCAAGCAGAAGCTGCCCGACAATCCTGAGAGATTTTACCGCTACAATATCGTCCTGGGCAGTCAGTGCATCTCCTCGGGTCGGCACTactgggaggtggaggtgggagacaGGTCTGAATGGGGCCTGGGAGTGTGTAAGGAAAATGTAGACCGGAAGGAGGTGGTCTATTTATCCCCCCACTACGGATTCTGGGTGATAAGGCTGAGGAAGGGCAATGAGTACCGGGCAGGCACCGACGAATACCCACTCCTGTCCTTGCCCGTCCCTCCCCGCCGGGTGGGAGTCTTCCTGGATTACGAGGCCCATGATATCTCCTTCTACAATGTGACTGACAGCGGCTCCCACATTTTCACTTTCCCCCACTATCCCTTCCCTGGGCGCCTCCTGCCCTATTTCAGTCCTTGCTACAGCATCGGAGCCAACAACACCGCTCCCCTGGCCATCTGCTCCCTGGACGGGGAGGACTAA